One part of the Halopenitus persicus genome encodes these proteins:
- a CDS encoding glycine cleavage T C-terminal barrel domain-containing protein, which translates to MSRDDHPNYPSVDQSDRVLPRNLRQTGDPGIEMLVSTRVRKSPFFHKSFNEEGAWRCTVYNRIYHPRGLVDPEDGGAMAEYEALTNSVTLWDVAVERQIRVKGPDAEAMTDYLITRDATEIEPMHGRYVILCNEDGGILNDPVLLRVDEDEFWFSISDSTLMQWIQGVNVGMDFDVEVDEIDVAPMQIQGPLSEDVMVEVVGEEVSEIPYYGLMEAEINGADVLVSQTGFSGEKGFEVYVKDATKHAERVWDPVLDTVKDHGGMQIAPGHHRRIAAGILSWGQDMDHETSPFQVNLGYHVPDDKDGEYIGKEALERQKARIEDGEYPFTLKLVGLKMAGEPIRDYAPDFWLISDPETGEECGYVTSPWWSPDLETNIALGFVPAEKLEAPLDDRVYDADLDTEFRVHLPDEYAETPGEPVFATVAKVPFKESVNPSAREQAKLSAKQAAEE; encoded by the coding sequence ATGTCACGAGACGACCATCCGAACTACCCGAGCGTCGACCAGTCCGACCGCGTCCTGCCCAGGAACCTGCGACAGACGGGGGATCCGGGCATCGAGATGCTCGTGTCCACGCGCGTCCGCAAATCGCCCTTCTTCCACAAGTCGTTCAACGAGGAGGGCGCCTGGCGGTGTACGGTTTATAACCGGATCTATCACCCGCGCGGGCTCGTCGACCCCGAGGACGGCGGCGCGATGGCCGAGTACGAGGCGCTGACGAACAGCGTCACCCTCTGGGACGTCGCCGTCGAGCGCCAGATCCGGGTCAAGGGACCCGACGCCGAGGCGATGACCGACTACCTCATCACGCGTGATGCGACCGAGATCGAGCCGATGCACGGCCGATACGTCATCCTCTGCAACGAGGACGGCGGGATCCTCAACGACCCCGTCCTGCTGCGGGTCGACGAGGACGAGTTCTGGTTCTCCATCTCGGACTCCACGCTGATGCAGTGGATCCAGGGCGTCAACGTGGGGATGGACTTCGACGTGGAGGTCGACGAGATCGACGTCGCGCCGATGCAGATCCAGGGGCCGCTCTCGGAGGACGTAATGGTCGAGGTGGTCGGCGAGGAGGTCTCGGAGATCCCCTATTACGGCCTGATGGAGGCGGAGATCAACGGCGCGGACGTGCTCGTGAGCCAGACCGGCTTCTCCGGCGAGAAGGGCTTCGAGGTCTACGTCAAGGACGCGACCAAACACGCCGAGCGCGTCTGGGACCCCGTCCTCGACACCGTCAAGGACCACGGCGGGATGCAGATCGCGCCGGGCCACCACCGTCGGATCGCGGCCGGCATCCTCTCGTGGGGCCAGGACATGGATCACGAGACCTCCCCGTTCCAAGTCAACCTCGGCTATCACGTCCCCGACGACAAGGACGGCGAGTACATCGGCAAGGAGGCGCTGGAGCGCCAGAAGGCGCGGATCGAGGACGGCGAGTACCCGTTCACACTCAAGCTCGTCGGGCTGAAGATGGCCGGCGAGCCGATCCGCGATTACGCGCCCGACTTCTGGCTGATCTCCGACCCCGAGACGGGCGAGGAGTGCGGCTACGTCACCTCGCCGTGGTGGAGTCCGGATCTCGAGACCAACATCGCGCTCGGGTTCGTCCCGGCCGAAAAGCTCGAGGCGCCGCTCGACGACCGCGTCTACGACGCCGACCTGGACACCGAGTTCCGCGTCCACCTTCCCGACGAGTACGCCGAGACGCCCGGCGAGCCCGTGTTCGCCACCGTCGCGAAGGTGCCGTTCAAGGAGTCGGTCAATCCGAGCGCCCGCGAGCAGGCCAAGCTGAGCGCCAAGCAGGCGGCCGAGGAGTAA
- the radB gene encoding DNA repair and recombination protein RadB encodes MSDPVSLGCDPIDDLLGGGFERGVVTQVYGPPAAGKTNLALSAAVEVATEGGSVLYIDTEGLSIDRFRQIAAARSDGDVESVASRLIITEAYDFADQQEAVRDAAEFAAEVDLIVLDSATGFYRLERTGDADRGDSLRNVADQVTHLLSLARRHDLAVVITNQVFTDPESDRARPLGGHTLEHWTGVVLRVDRFRGGNRRATLEKHRSKETGDQATFRITGSGIETAGPSGGPDPF; translated from the coding sequence GTGAGCGACCCCGTTTCACTCGGTTGTGATCCGATCGACGACCTGCTCGGCGGCGGGTTCGAGCGCGGCGTCGTCACGCAGGTGTACGGCCCGCCGGCCGCGGGCAAGACGAATCTGGCCCTCTCGGCTGCCGTCGAGGTCGCGACTGAAGGGGGAAGCGTGCTGTACATTGACACCGAGGGCCTCTCGATCGATCGGTTTCGCCAGATCGCTGCCGCGAGATCCGACGGCGACGTCGAGTCGGTCGCTTCCCGGTTGATCATCACGGAGGCGTACGATTTCGCCGACCAGCAGGAAGCGGTCCGCGACGCCGCGGAGTTCGCGGCGGAGGTCGACCTGATCGTCCTCGATTCCGCGACGGGGTTCTACCGGCTCGAACGGACCGGGGACGCGGACCGTGGCGACTCGCTCCGGAACGTTGCCGACCAGGTCACGCATCTCCTCTCGCTGGCGCGGCGCCACGACCTGGCGGTCGTGATCACGAACCAGGTGTTCACCGACCCCGAAAGCGATCGCGCCCGGCCGCTTGGCGGGCACACTCTCGAACACTGGACCGGCGTGGTGCTCCGCGTCGACCGGTTTCGCGGCGGCAATCGCCGGGCGACCCTCGAGAAACACCGGTCGAAGGAAACCGGGGACCAGGCGACGTTCCGGATCACCGGATCGGGGATCGAGACTGCGGGCCCGTCGGGCGGGCCCGACCCCTTTTGA
- a CDS encoding NAD-binding protein, protein MSGDQRDRPSEPAIEELFEHPERVRLVEWAAASGPKTSVMLSAAVAVLAFITGLSDLSAATVALAGPLGGLFPGATGLVRLYGVFFAFLIGAVTVGLRRRLRVAWYGAVLALPLVALLPLLTADPTDVPLFAVAALAVGHVLVNREEFDRAIDLTPFQTAALVAFLAVQVYGTVGTYALREEFVGVESATDAVYYIVVTGTTVGYGDATPTTQLTKLFTLSVIVLGTGSFTVATGSLLIPAIESRISSAFGNMNASELSLLEDHVLVLGHGDVTEPLLEELRGTTDLVVVTADTETAAGLREDGINVVTADPTDAEALRGARIADAAGVVVATADDASDVLAVLAARQANPDVRIVAAATDRRHVDKLENVGADRVITPTVIGGRLLGRAVMDVDADPVEDVLADAADAETTTDAVDDM, encoded by the coding sequence GTGTCGGGAGACCAACGCGACCGGCCGTCCGAGCCCGCGATCGAGGAGCTGTTCGAGCACCCGGAGCGGGTCCGGCTGGTCGAGTGGGCGGCCGCCTCAGGGCCGAAGACGTCGGTGATGCTGTCGGCGGCGGTCGCGGTCCTCGCGTTCATCACCGGCCTCTCGGATCTGAGCGCGGCGACGGTCGCCCTGGCTGGGCCGCTCGGCGGCCTCTTTCCCGGCGCGACCGGGCTCGTCCGGCTCTACGGCGTCTTCTTCGCCTTCCTGATCGGAGCGGTGACCGTCGGGCTCCGTCGGCGCCTTCGGGTGGCGTGGTACGGCGCAGTCCTCGCGCTCCCGCTCGTGGCGCTGTTGCCGTTGCTCACGGCCGACCCGACGGACGTCCCGCTGTTCGCCGTGGCCGCTCTCGCGGTCGGTCACGTGCTCGTGAACCGCGAGGAGTTCGATCGGGCGATCGACCTCACTCCCTTCCAGACCGCGGCGCTGGTGGCGTTCCTGGCCGTCCAGGTCTACGGCACCGTCGGGACCTACGCGCTGCGAGAGGAGTTCGTGGGCGTCGAGTCGGCCACCGACGCCGTCTACTACATCGTCGTCACCGGCACCACCGTGGGTTACGGGGACGCGACGCCGACGACCCAGCTCACCAAGCTGTTCACGCTGTCGGTCATCGTGCTCGGGACCGGCTCGTTTACCGTCGCGACGGGCTCGCTGCTCATCCCGGCGATCGAATCACGGATATCGAGCGCATTCGGAAACATGAACGCATCCGAACTCTCGCTGCTCGAGGACCACGTGCTGGTCCTCGGCCACGGCGACGTCACCGAACCGCTCCTGGAGGAACTCCGCGGCACGACCGACCTCGTGGTCGTGACGGCCGACACCGAGACGGCCGCCGGCCTCCGCGAGGACGGGATCAACGTGGTGACTGCGGACCCGACCGACGCCGAGGCGCTTCGCGGCGCCCGGATCGCCGACGCCGCCGGCGTCGTGGTCGCAACGGCGGACGACGCCAGCGACGTGTTGGCCGTACTTGCGGCCCGGCAGGCCAACCCGGACGTCCGGATCGTTGCGGCCGCGACCGACCGCCGGCACGTCGACAAGCTCGAGAACGTGGGCGCCGACCGCGTCATCACGCCGACCGTCATCGGCGGCCGGCTGCTCGGTCGGGCCGTGATGGACGTGGACGCCGACCCGGTCGAGGACGTCCTCGCTGACGCGGCCGACGCGGAGACCACGACGGACGCCGTCGACGATATGTGA
- a CDS encoding nuclear transport factor 2 family protein → MSGHDASPDGTTPRNRARRYYETIDAGDYAALRELLAPSFVHDRPDRTLDGRDRFLGFMREERPRTDTRHAIDGVYANGDDVAVQGRLLDDEGTELFAFVDVFETVDREEGAGVIFITLRTYTR, encoded by the coding sequence ATGAGCGGGCACGACGCGTCGCCGGACGGGACCACGCCGCGGAACCGAGCGCGGCGGTACTACGAGACGATCGACGCCGGCGACTACGCGGCGCTCCGTGAGCTGCTCGCGCCGTCGTTCGTACACGACCGCCCGGATCGAACCCTGGACGGACGCGACCGCTTCCTCGGTTTCATGCGCGAGGAGCGACCACGGACGGACACGCGCCACGCGATCGACGGCGTGTACGCCAACGGCGATGACGTGGCGGTTCAAGGACGGCTGCTCGACGACGAGGGCACGGAGCTGTTCGCGTTCGTCGACGTCTTCGAGACCGTCGACCGTGAGGAGGGGGCGGGCGTGATCTTCATCACTCTGCGGACGTACACGCGGTGA
- a CDS encoding universal stress protein, which produces MYETILIPYDGSDEARRGAEHGIELAAALGASVHALYVVDLPGAPRTVYIRDDEEQIREEYHGYGEQVTEELCGMASEHGVECTAAVRTGSPAEEIVDYAEENGLDAIVLGSAYQGKFRAILGGTSDKVVRTSSVPVITDRMSVED; this is translated from the coding sequence ATGTACGAAACCATCCTGATCCCGTACGACGGAAGCGACGAAGCGCGGCGTGGCGCCGAACACGGAATCGAACTCGCGGCCGCCCTCGGAGCGTCGGTCCACGCGCTGTACGTGGTCGACCTGCCGGGCGCGCCGCGAACGGTCTACATCCGCGACGACGAGGAGCAGATCCGCGAGGAATACCATGGCTACGGCGAGCAGGTGACCGAGGAGCTGTGCGGGATGGCCAGCGAGCATGGGGTCGAGTGTACCGCCGCCGTCCGAACGGGATCGCCGGCGGAGGAGATCGTCGACTACGCGGAGGAGAACGGGCTGGACGCCATCGTCCTCGGGAGCGCGTACCAGGGCAAGTTCCGGGCGATACTCGGCGGCACCTCTGACAAGGTCGTTCGCACCTCCTCGGTGCCGGTGATAACCGACCGGATGTCCGTCGAGGACTGA
- a CDS encoding CBS domain-containing protein — protein sequence MNIADIAVPEYVEVDVDERLAKVRSLFDRENPKGIIVTEDGDYAGVVGEKQLIRSRMGDDTKVSAVMKPAPEIALREDIREAARLLIEGNVKIAPVYDGEKLYGIITEDAILEAVIDSLDANTVDQVYTADVITIGEKEHVGQAINRLRKHGISRLPVHNEAGGLTGVVTTNDIVDFVVRDQDRQGSGDRAGDIDRMLDLPVYDLMSSPALTARPDETTKVALERMFDNDVAGLVVTSDDEGSVTGIITKTDILRSLTFTEEESMDVQITNIELLDTISRDHVIESIQDVTNKYEKMQVFHAHVRLQEHKEKLRGTPLIQCQIRLRTSKGQVIGTGEGYGAEHGFHVALDKLERNVLELKGVNADEKYRGQLLRKLGEL from the coding sequence ATGAACATTGCTGATATCGCGGTGCCGGAATACGTCGAGGTCGACGTCGACGAGCGTCTCGCCAAGGTCCGCTCCCTCTTCGATCGGGAGAATCCGAAGGGCATCATCGTTACCGAGGACGGCGACTACGCGGGTGTCGTCGGAGAGAAACAGCTGATCCGGTCGCGGATGGGGGACGACACCAAGGTCTCGGCCGTGATGAAGCCGGCGCCCGAGATCGCCCTCCGTGAGGACATCCGGGAGGCGGCCCGGCTGCTCATCGAGGGGAACGTCAAGATCGCGCCGGTGTACGACGGGGAGAAGCTGTACGGGATCATCACCGAGGACGCGATCCTCGAGGCCGTCATCGACAGCCTCGACGCCAACACCGTCGACCAGGTGTACACGGCAGACGTGATCACGATCGGCGAGAAGGAACACGTGGGGCAGGCGATCAACCGCCTCCGGAAGCACGGCATCTCGCGACTGCCGGTGCACAACGAGGCCGGGGGTCTCACCGGGGTCGTCACCACCAACGACATCGTCGACTTCGTCGTCCGCGACCAGGACCGACAGGGCAGCGGCGACCGCGCGGGCGACATCGATCGGATGCTGGACCTACCGGTCTACGACCTGATGTCGAGTCCGGCGCTCACCGCGCGCCCCGACGAGACCACGAAAGTCGCTCTCGAGCGGATGTTCGACAACGACGTGGCGGGGCTCGTCGTCACGTCGGATGACGAGGGCTCGGTCACCGGGATCATCACCAAGACCGACATCCTCCGCTCGCTCACCTTCACCGAGGAGGAGTCGATGGACGTCCAGATCACCAACATCGAGCTTCTCGACACGATCTCCCGCGACCACGTCATCGAGTCGATCCAGGACGTGACGAACAAATACGAGAAGATGCAGGTGTTCCACGCGCACGTCCGGCTGCAGGAACACAAGGAGAAGCTCCGCGGCACCCCGCTCATCCAGTGTCAGATCCGGCTGCGGACGAGCAAGGGACAGGTCATCGGCACCGGCGAGGGCTACGGCGCCGAACACGGCTTCCACGTCGCGCTCGACAAGCTCGAGCGGAACGTCCTCGAACTCAAGGGCGTCAACGCCGACGAGAAGTACCGCGGCCAGCTGCTCCGCAAGCTCGGCGAACTCTAG
- a CDS encoding helix-turn-helix domain-containing protein: MTTFAEVRFAHEDGALADTFASTPKLDVRVLPETSTDPEREVYVLQFGAMAPDVVAEALERDRTVETVHPMPEFDARNLWGVTFAETAVLLSPQVTRHGGFVIDARSAAPRSESTPRGWHEQWLLPDREALHDVWEHAREAGFSFEVVDVRQLPGADMKYPVRDALTEKQRAALVVAYELGYFADPREASLADVAAELGCSASAAGGRLKRGTRALIERTLLVDRPDRPR; the protein is encoded by the coding sequence ATGACCACCTTCGCCGAGGTCCGATTCGCCCACGAGGACGGCGCGCTCGCGGACACCTTCGCGTCGACCCCGAAGCTGGACGTCCGAGTGCTGCCCGAGACGAGCACGGATCCCGAGCGTGAGGTCTACGTGCTCCAGTTCGGTGCGATGGCCCCCGACGTGGTCGCCGAGGCACTCGAACGGGACCGGACCGTCGAGACGGTGCATCCGATGCCCGAGTTCGACGCGCGGAACCTCTGGGGGGTCACCTTCGCCGAGACCGCCGTCCTGCTTTCGCCCCAGGTCACGCGCCACGGCGGGTTCGTGATCGACGCCCGAAGCGCGGCGCCACGTTCCGAATCGACGCCTCGAGGCTGGCACGAACAGTGGCTGCTCCCCGATCGGGAGGCGCTCCACGACGTCTGGGAACACGCCCGCGAGGCGGGCTTCTCCTTCGAGGTCGTCGACGTCCGGCAGCTGCCGGGCGCCGACATGAAGTATCCGGTCCGTGATGCGCTCACGGAGAAACAGCGGGCGGCGCTCGTCGTCGCGTACGAACTCGGCTACTTCGCGGATCCCCGCGAGGCCTCCCTGGCGGACGTCGCGGCGGAGCTCGGCTGCTCCGCCTCGGCGGCCGGCGGCCGCCTCAAGCGCGGGACCCGCGCGTTGATCGAGCGAACCCTCCTCGTGGATCGGCCGGATCGCCCACGCTAG
- a CDS encoding helix-turn-helix domain-containing protein, which produces MIISTSVYVAHPDLALSPTIRALPDASIGVVSDTGTDPVHAGHFFWVEAPDFEAFEEALAADHTVASFTPVTEADPRRTYRIEYTDAATLITPPVSAAGGLVLESRSHRDGWKLRLELQDHETMEELSAFADRNGIRFDVLELRQTEDVAEESTFGLTEPQIEALVNAYRNGYYDDPREVTLEGLSELLGISRTAVSGRLRRGSARLIEEILVDEPIDEE; this is translated from the coding sequence ATGATCATCTCGACCAGCGTCTACGTAGCCCATCCCGACCTCGCGCTCTCGCCCACGATCCGGGCGCTGCCGGACGCCTCGATCGGCGTCGTCTCCGACACCGGGACGGACCCGGTCCACGCCGGCCACTTCTTCTGGGTCGAGGCTCCCGATTTCGAGGCGTTCGAGGAGGCACTGGCGGCGGATCACACCGTCGCGTCCTTCACGCCGGTCACCGAGGCCGACCCGCGCCGCACCTACCGGATCGAGTACACCGACGCCGCGACGCTTATCACGCCGCCCGTCTCGGCGGCCGGCGGGCTCGTGCTCGAATCGCGGAGCCACCGCGACGGGTGGAAGCTCCGGTTGGAGCTGCAGGACCACGAAACCATGGAGGAACTGAGCGCCTTCGCCGACCGGAACGGGATCCGGTTCGACGTCCTCGAGCTCCGGCAAACCGAGGACGTAGCCGAGGAGTCGACGTTCGGACTGACCGAACCGCAGATCGAGGCGCTGGTCAACGCCTACCGCAACGGCTACTACGACGATCCCCGCGAGGTCACCCTCGAGGGGCTCTCGGAGCTGCTCGGAATATCCCGAACGGCCGTCAGCGGTCGTCTCCGTCGCGGATCGGCGCGACTGATCGAGGAGATCCTCGTCGACGAGCCGATCGACGAGGAGTGA
- a CDS encoding methylenetetrahydrofolate reductase, translating to MSLETPTPTDDGAAALLADPRFELMPFDSFGEQMTHLPDGAAIAVTTSPTLGIDATVEWTETASEAGYEVIPHVAARYVRDRDHLDSIAGRLREAGVTDVFVPGGDREEPAGEFESAHDLLVALEDLEYEFEEVGITGYPEGHDFLSEATLADAMDRKAPYASYLVTQLCYDPETILEWIETIRDRGVDLPVEVGIPGVMNYQRLLGISKKVGVGDSVRFLRKTSGILGFIKEIVGSRGQYAPDELIDGLAPHAADPHYDIRGVHIYTFNQVPDTESWRLGRLEN from the coding sequence ATGTCACTCGAGACACCCACACCGACGGACGACGGGGCGGCGGCACTGCTCGCCGATCCCCGGTTCGAGTTGATGCCGTTCGACAGCTTCGGCGAACAGATGACGCACCTCCCGGACGGCGCGGCGATCGCGGTCACCACCTCGCCGACGCTCGGGATCGACGCCACCGTCGAGTGGACCGAGACCGCAAGCGAGGCGGGCTACGAGGTCATCCCGCACGTCGCGGCGCGGTACGTCCGGGACCGAGATCACCTGGATTCGATCGCCGGGCGACTCCGGGAGGCCGGGGTCACCGACGTCTTCGTTCCCGGCGGCGACCGGGAGGAGCCCGCGGGGGAGTTCGAGTCCGCCCACGACCTGCTCGTTGCGCTGGAGGACCTCGAGTACGAGTTCGAGGAGGTCGGCATCACCGGCTATCCGGAGGGCCACGACTTCCTGAGCGAGGCGACCCTCGCGGACGCGATGGACCGGAAAGCGCCATACGCGAGCTATCTCGTCACGCAGCTGTGTTACGACCCCGAGACGATCCTCGAGTGGATCGAGACGATCCGCGACCGCGGCGTCGACCTCCCCGTCGAGGTCGGCATTCCCGGCGTGATGAACTACCAGCGGCTGCTCGGCATCTCCAAGAAGGTCGGCGTCGGCGACTCGGTCCGGTTCCTTCGGAAAACCAGCGGCATCCTCGGGTTCATCAAGGAGATCGTCGGCTCGCGCGGCCAGTACGCCCCCGACGAGCTGATCGACGGGCTCGCGCCCCACGCCGCCGATCCCCACTACGACATCCGCGGCGTTCACATCTACACGTTCAATCAGGTGCCGGACACCGAGTCCTGGCGGCTCGGTCGGCTCGAGAACTGA
- a CDS encoding BCCT family transporter: MSDGEEEAVGEMSEGLQVELFHPDSDREPGDTNIQRFGFDIHPIVFPVALLLIAAFVVLTIGLGEDAASAYTWLFNFIGENFGWFYLLAVNVFIITLLFFAFSKYGNIKIGGVEAEKEFSDFAWMAMLFSAGMGIGLMFFSVSEPLYYLQTVPGFFGAEAGTGAAASAAMAQTFFHWGFHPWAIYGLVGLGLAFFSFNRGLPLTFRSIFWPLLGDRIYGWPGHVIDLVTVFATLFGLATSLGLGVAQINTGLSYVGGDMLGLFSIPTGTIPQIVLIAIITGIATLSVAAGLEGGVKRLSTINLYLMFALLGFLLIVGPTVYIFGAWVEGLGAYFGNILAISFFTGTLGQGGSTVTAWTVFYWGWWIAWSPFVGMFIARISRGRTVREFVLGVLFLPALFSTLWLSTFGGSALFNTLEGSGAAIATYNELGQTVAMFAMLQQFPLGAVTGILATLLVVTFFVTSSDSGSLVVDHLTSGGKHDVPRAQRIFWAVTEGLVAAILLWGGGLSALQTAAITTGLPFAFILCLMCYTVYLGLSNEYEILESEEFAETIEELTADEDVDVVTTGDQMVTDISAEDDEAVGGD, encoded by the coding sequence ATGAGCGACGGCGAGGAGGAGGCCGTCGGCGAGATGTCCGAAGGGCTGCAGGTCGAACTGTTCCATCCCGACTCCGACCGGGAGCCGGGCGACACCAACATCCAGCGGTTCGGCTTCGACATCCATCCGATCGTGTTCCCGGTCGCGCTGTTGCTCATCGCCGCGTTCGTCGTGTTGACGATCGGACTGGGCGAGGACGCGGCGAGCGCGTACACGTGGCTGTTCAACTTCATCGGGGAGAACTTCGGGTGGTTCTACCTGTTGGCGGTGAACGTCTTCATCATCACGCTGCTGTTCTTCGCGTTCAGCAAGTACGGCAACATCAAGATCGGCGGCGTCGAGGCCGAAAAGGAGTTCAGCGACTTCGCCTGGATGGCGATGCTGTTCAGCGCCGGAATGGGGATCGGCCTGATGTTCTTCAGCGTCTCCGAGCCGCTGTATTACCTCCAGACGGTGCCCGGCTTCTTCGGCGCCGAAGCGGGGACCGGAGCGGCCGCCTCGGCCGCGATGGCCCAGACGTTCTTCCACTGGGGCTTCCACCCGTGGGCGATCTACGGGCTCGTCGGCCTCGGGCTGGCGTTCTTCTCGTTCAACCGCGGCCTCCCGCTGACGTTCCGGTCGATCTTCTGGCCGCTGCTCGGCGACCGGATCTACGGCTGGCCCGGCCACGTCATCGACCTCGTGACGGTGTTCGCGACGCTGTTCGGCCTGGCGACCTCCCTCGGACTCGGCGTGGCACAGATCAACACGGGACTCTCCTACGTCGGCGGCGACATGCTCGGCCTGTTCTCGATCCCGACGGGGACGATCCCGCAGATCGTGCTCATCGCGATCATCACCGGGATCGCGACCCTCTCCGTCGCTGCAGGACTGGAGGGTGGCGTCAAGCGGCTGAGCACGATCAACCTCTATCTGATGTTCGCCCTGCTCGGATTCCTGCTGATCGTCGGTCCGACGGTCTACATCTTCGGAGCGTGGGTCGAGGGCCTCGGCGCCTACTTCGGCAACATCCTGGCGATCAGCTTCTTCACCGGGACGCTCGGCCAGGGCGGCTCGACGGTCACCGCCTGGACCGTCTTCTACTGGGGCTGGTGGATCGCGTGGTCGCCGTTCGTCGGGATGTTCATCGCACGCATCTCGCGGGGCCGAACCGTCCGCGAGTTCGTCCTCGGCGTCCTGTTCCTGCCGGCGCTGTTCTCGACCCTCTGGCTGTCCACCTTCGGCGGGAGCGCGCTGTTCAACACCCTCGAGGGGAGCGGCGCGGCGATAGCGACCTACAACGAACTCGGCCAGACGGTCGCGATGTTCGCGATGCTACAGCAGTTCCCGCTGGGCGCCGTCACGGGGATCCTCGCGACGTTGCTCGTGGTGACGTTCTTCGTGACGTCCTCGGACTCGGGGTCGCTGGTCGTCGACCACCTGACCTCCGGCGGCAAACACGACGTGCCGCGCGCCCAGCGCATCTTCTGGGCGGTCACCGAGGGCCTCGTGGCCGCGATCCTGCTGTGGGGCGGCGGCCTGAGCGCGCTGCAGACGGCGGCGATCACGACCGGGCTGCCGTTCGCGTTCATCCTCTGTCTGATGTGTTACACCGTCTATCTCGGGCTCAGCAACGAGTACGAGATCCTCGAGTCCGAGGAGTTCGCCGAGACGATCGAGGAACTGACGGCGGACGAGGACGTGGACGTCGTCACGACCGGCGACCAGATGGTGACCGACATCTCGGCCGAGGACGACGAGGCCGTGGGAGGTGACTGA
- the ilvA gene encoding threonine ammonia-lyase, giving the protein MTDGGTETVTFADVEAAARRIDDPTVVKPTPVERSTSLEGMTGADRVMLKLEHLQWTGSFKTRGAYNKIRACLEEGNPDHVVAASAGNHAQGVALAATTLGVDATIVMPTTAPQTKVDATRGYGASVELVGQDFRAAMAYAQELVTETDAEFIHAFDDPEIVAGQGTLGVEMCEDVPDVDTIVVPIGGGGLISGIAIAVAELSPETRVVGVQATGAATVPDSLEKGIPQTLEEVDTIADGIATGGISELTLSIIERHVDEVVTVTNGEIADAILLLMERAKQVVEGAGAASVAAIRSDDLDVADETVMPLLCGGNLDMTMLRTVLVHALTRRRQILRLQVHIEDRPGKMAEISSLIADHDANIQTVRHDRALEDLDVGEAYLIFQVETSGAQHARRIVDAIADSGYPVDVINHPDVDVLATDAEHE; this is encoded by the coding sequence GTGACCGACGGCGGAACCGAGACGGTCACGTTCGCGGACGTCGAGGCGGCAGCACGGCGGATCGACGATCCGACGGTCGTCAAGCCCACGCCGGTGGAGCGCAGCACCTCGCTGGAGGGGATGACCGGGGCGGACCGCGTCATGCTGAAGCTCGAGCATCTCCAGTGGACGGGGTCGTTCAAGACGCGCGGCGCATACAACAAGATCCGCGCGTGCCTCGAGGAAGGGAATCCGGACCACGTCGTGGCCGCGAGCGCGGGCAACCACGCACAGGGGGTCGCGCTCGCGGCCACCACCCTCGGCGTGGACGCCACGATCGTGATGCCGACGACCGCTCCGCAGACGAAGGTGGACGCGACCCGAGGATACGGCGCGAGCGTCGAACTGGTCGGCCAGGACTTCAGGGCGGCGATGGCGTACGCCCAGGAGCTCGTGACCGAGACCGACGCCGAGTTCATCCACGCGTTCGACGACCCGGAGATCGTCGCCGGGCAGGGAACCCTCGGCGTGGAGATGTGCGAGGACGTCCCCGACGTCGACACGATCGTCGTTCCGATCGGCGGCGGCGGGCTGATCTCGGGGATCGCCATCGCCGTCGCGGAGCTGAGTCCCGAGACGCGCGTCGTCGGCGTGCAGGCCACGGGCGCCGCCACGGTTCCGGACAGCCTCGAGAAGGGGATCCCGCAGACGCTCGAGGAGGTCGACACGATCGCCGACGGGATCGCGACCGGCGGGATCTCGGAGCTGACGCTGTCGATCATCGAGCGCCACGTCGACGAGGTCGTCACCGTGACGAACGGCGAGATCGCCGACGCGATCCTGTTGTTGATGGAGCGGGCAAAGCAGGTGGTCGAGGGCGCGGGCGCGGCATCGGTCGCGGCGATCCGGAGCGACGACCTCGACGTCGCCGACGAGACGGTGATGCCGCTGCTGTGCGGCGGGAACCTCGATATGACGATGCTACGGACCGTTCTCGTCCACGCGCTGACGCGCCGCCGGCAGATCCTCCGGCTGCAGGTCCACATCGAGGACCGCCCCGGCAAGATGGCCGAGATCTCCAGCCTGATCGCCGACCACGACGCGAACATCCAGACGGTGCGACACGACCGCGCGCTCGAGGATCTCGACGTCGGCGAGGCCTACCTCATCTTCCAGGTCGAAACGAGCGGCGCCCAACACGCCCGCCGGATCGTCGACGCGATCGCCGACAGCGGCTACCCCGTCGACGTGATAAACCATCCCGACGTCGACGTACTCGCCACGGACGCCGAGCACGAGTGA